Proteins encoded together in one Lathyrus oleraceus cultivar Zhongwan6 chromosome 5, CAAS_Psat_ZW6_1.0, whole genome shotgun sequence window:
- the LOC127086054 gene encoding 21 kDa protein — translation MATMFTLLFLLLTLLSFATSTPSSFIKTSCSTTQYPTLCVQSLSVYASTIQQDPHQLVQTALSLSLNKTQSTKGFVTMCKSFKNLKPSEYAALHDCAEEISDSVDRLSRSLKELKLCKINGQDFNWHISNVETWVSSALTDESTCGDGFSGKALDGKIKASIRSRMVNVAQVTSNALSLINQYAAKH, via the coding sequence ATGGCAACAATGTTTACTCTTCTTTTCCTTCTCCTAACTCTACTCTCATTTGCAACATCAACACCATCAAGTTTCATCAAAACCTCATGTAGCACCACACAATACCCTACACTTTGTGTTCAATCTCTATCTGTCTATGCATCCACAATCCAACAAGATCCACACCAGTTAGTCCAAACAGCTTTATCCCTTAGTCTCAACAAAACTCAATCCACAAAAGGCTTTGTTACAATGTGCAAAAGCTTCAAAAATCTTAAACCATCAGAATATGCTGCTCTTCATGATTGTGCTGAAGAAATCAGTGATAGTGTTGATAGGCTTAGCCGTTCATTGAAAGAGCTTAAACTCTGCAAGATCAACGGTCAGGATTTCAATTGGCATATAAGCAATGTGGAGACATGGGTTAGCTCAGCTTTGACAGATGAGAGCACTTGTGGGGATGGATTTAGTGGAAAAGCACTTGATGGAAAAATCAAAGCTTCTATTAGATCTAGAATGGTTAATGTTGCTCAAGTTACTAGTAATGCTCTTTCACTTATTAATCAATATGCTGCTAAACACTAG